One genomic region from Cardiobacteriaceae bacterium TAE3-ERU3 encodes:
- a CDS encoding GNAT family N-acetyltransferase, protein MSNRLQLRRPMEDDFARYYAINSDPATNTFNPHGAMSYDDARIIFADILAHWQQEQFGIWTVTLPDQLHHAIGFGGISYRNYGSTRHLNLGYRFDPDYWGNGYASELANRAITFAFQEQQATAVYALVRPQHKASIRVLEKNGMTCCNTLDDVPPLEPSLVYYILKPTHDE, encoded by the coding sequence ATGAGTAATCGCCTGCAACTTCGCCGCCCAATGGAAGACGATTTTGCACGTTATTACGCTATCAATAGTGATCCGGCAACCAATACCTTTAATCCGCACGGCGCAATGTCCTATGACGACGCGCGAATTATTTTTGCCGACATTCTCGCCCACTGGCAACAAGAACAATTTGGTATCTGGACAGTAACCCTGCCCGACCAGCTACATCACGCCATTGGTTTCGGTGGCATCTCGTATCGCAACTACGGAAGCACTCGCCACCTCAACCTCGGCTATCGCTTTGACCCTGACTACTGGGGCAATGGTTACGCTAGCGAATTAGCCAACCGCGCGATTACATTTGCATTTCAAGAGCAACAAGCCACCGCAGTATACGCATTGGTTCGTCCGCAACACAAAGCATCCATTCGCGTTCTTGAGAAAAATGGTATGACTTGCTGCAATACGCTTGACGACGTTCCACCACTCGAGCCCAGCCTCGTTTACTACATCCTAAAGCCCACACACGATGAATAA
- a CDS encoding DoxX-like family protein → MNKQNRIHWTARLTLAFVFIWHGLVPKILLTDALEHQMIAASPFPLPFDARTVMLIAGIAELTIGALLLYRRWLWPVYFSAATLVVLLTYCALFTPALLGAAFNPLSTNLAALALCYIVCLTQKSPDKLGADQEPNKY, encoded by the coding sequence ATGAATAAGCAAAACCGCATCCACTGGACAGCACGCCTCACCCTTGCCTTTGTATTCATCTGGCACGGATTGGTACCCAAAATCCTACTCACTGACGCACTCGAACATCAAATGATCGCCGCCAGCCCGTTCCCACTACCGTTTGATGCCCGCACTGTTATGCTGATTGCCGGTATTGCCGAGCTAACCATTGGCGCGTTGCTGCTTTATCGTCGTTGGTTATGGCCGGTCTATTTTTCCGCAGCAACTCTCGTCGTATTACTCACCTACTGCGCATTATTTACCCCCGCATTACTCGGCGCAGCATTCAATCCCCTCAGCACCAATCTTGCCGCATTAGCATTGTGTTATATCGTCTGTCTGACACAAAAAAGCCCCGATAAACTCGGGGCTGATCAAGAACCAAACAAATATTAG
- the hisH gene encoding imidazole glycerol phosphate synthase subunit HisH yields MNRIAVIDYGMGNLHSVCKALAHVAPDATITLATDRQTIAAADRILLPGQGAIAACMAELRKLDLIEPLLQAAREKPFLGICIGPQLMMRHSEENGGVDGLGLFDGNVVRFTPDLIDQGETIKIPHMGWNTIKQTRAHPLWDCIADNSHFYYVHSYHLSDNPDTIGTTDYGVTFPAAIARDNIAGLQAHPEKSADNGLRFLANFVQWQP; encoded by the coding sequence ATGAACCGTATTGCCGTGATTGACTATGGCATGGGCAACTTACACAGCGTGTGTAAAGCGCTTGCTCACGTTGCCCCAGACGCAACCATCACCCTTGCTACCGATCGCCAAACCATTGCAGCCGCAGACCGCATATTATTGCCCGGGCAAGGCGCCATCGCAGCCTGCATGGCGGAACTACGCAAACTCGACCTCATTGAGCCACTGTTGCAAGCCGCACGCGAAAAACCCTTTCTCGGCATCTGCATCGGCCCACAGCTCATGATGCGCCACAGCGAAGAAAATGGCGGTGTCGATGGACTTGGGTTATTCGATGGCAATGTCGTACGCTTCACGCCCGACCTAATCGACCAAGGCGAAACCATCAAAATCCCGCATATGGGCTGGAATACCATCAAGCAAACCCGTGCGCATCCGCTTTGGGATTGCATCGCCGATAACAGCCACTTCTACTACGTACACAGTTACCACTTGAGCGACAACCCCGACACCATCGGCACTACCGACTACGGCGTCACCTTCCCGGCCGCCATCGCCCGTGACAACATTGCCGGATTACAAGCACACCCTGAAAAATCCGCCGATAACGGACTGCGCTTTCTCGCCAATTTTGTGCAATGGCAACCATGA
- a CDS encoding thiol-disulfide oxidoreductase DCC family protein yields MNNAPHIANGEQIIIFDGVCKLCNAWSRFIIKHDKQHRFRLCSIQSPQGKAILKHFGYDSEDVTTMLLAQSDRCYDKSDAFLQVMHGLGWPYHILCAAYIVPRPIRDWLYDRIALNRYHLFGKYDSCMLPTPDHQKRFLDHE; encoded by the coding sequence ATGAATAACGCACCGCACATAGCCAACGGCGAGCAAATCATCATTTTTGATGGCGTGTGCAAATTATGCAATGCATGGAGCCGCTTCATCATCAAACACGATAAGCAGCATCGCTTTCGCCTGTGCAGTATTCAATCACCCCAAGGCAAAGCCATTCTCAAGCACTTTGGTTACGACAGTGAAGACGTCACCACCATGCTTCTTGCTCAAAGCGACCGTTGCTACGACAAAAGCGACGCTTTCCTGCAAGTCATGCACGGCCTCGGCTGGCCATACCACATCCTGTGTGCCGCCTACATCGTACCGCGCCCTATTCGCGATTGGCTTTACGACCGCATCGCACTGAACCGCTACCATTTATTCGGCAAGTACGACAGCTGTATGCTGCCCACTCCCGATCACCAAAAGCGCTTCCTCGATCATGAATAA